A DNA window from Moorella thermoacetica contains the following coding sequences:
- a CDS encoding SDH family Clp fold serine proteinase gives MDFLSIIWIIFIISAFLPMIHQRRIEAARLHLIKTFEKRRNSRLVTLIHRQEALSFLGIPLSRYINIEDSEQILRAIRLTPDDMPIDLVLHTPGGLVLAAEQIAHAILKHPAKVTVYVPHYAMSGGTLIALAADEIVMDENAVLGPVDPQLGEYPAASIIKVIEEKDKNKIDDRILILGDIARKAMNQVRESLVELLAEKMERQRAEELATVFSEGRWTHDYPIGVDQLIKMGLPVKTGLPREIYQLMELYPQPASRRPSVQYVPLPYSRRDGQRD, from the coding sequence TTGGACTTTCTATCCATCATCTGGATTATCTTTATTATCTCGGCCTTCTTACCTATGATCCACCAGCGGCGGATTGAAGCAGCCCGCCTGCACCTCATCAAAACCTTTGAAAAAAGGCGGAACTCCCGCCTGGTCACCCTCATCCATCGCCAGGAGGCCCTGAGCTTTCTGGGCATTCCCCTGAGCCGCTATATCAATATTGAGGATTCCGAACAAATCCTCCGGGCCATCCGCCTGACCCCCGATGATATGCCCATCGACCTGGTTCTCCATACCCCGGGGGGCCTGGTCCTGGCGGCCGAACAGATTGCCCACGCCATCTTAAAGCACCCGGCCAAAGTTACCGTATATGTCCCCCACTACGCCATGTCCGGGGGCACCCTCATCGCCCTGGCGGCCGATGAGATCGTCATGGACGAAAACGCCGTCCTGGGGCCTGTAGACCCCCAGCTGGGCGAGTACCCGGCGGCCTCGATTATCAAGGTTATCGAGGAAAAGGATAAAAATAAGATCGACGACCGTATCCTCATCCTGGGCGACATTGCCCGCAAGGCCATGAATCAGGTCCGGGAGAGCCTGGTGGAACTCCTGGCTGAGAAAATGGAACGCCAGCGGGCCGAGGAACTGGCTACAGTTTTTAGTGAGGGCCGCTGGACCCACGACTACCCCATCGGTGTGGACCAGTTGATTAAAATGGGCCTCCCGGTGAAAACCGGCCTGCCCCGGGAGATATACCAGCTCATGGAACTTTATCCCCAGCCGGCCAGCCGCCGGCCTTCGGTGCAGTATGTACCCCTCCCCTACAGCCGTCGCGATGGTCAGCGGGATTAA
- a CDS encoding nicotinate-nucleotide pyrophosphorylase codes for MPVELRDFLFAPLEGKKFIFKITSREKGIFSGAARLEQQARELGLEFTILASEGAPLEPGSCILRGQGGAEEVIRAEEMLLGAIGKPSGVATAAADFVRRAGGRIKVVCGAWKKVAPEVRSDLRRAIATGGAGVRITDRPFIYLDKNYVRLLGGVGPAVARARAYDPERVIAVQLRGELQPVAVEAAVAAEAGAGILMVDTGNLRDLKAAVTAARTGGWREQVQIAFAGGVTPAGLEAVIAAGADIVDVGRAIIDAPLLDLSMDVAE; via the coding sequence ATGCCAGTGGAGCTTAGGGATTTCCTCTTTGCCCCCCTGGAGGGGAAAAAATTCATCTTTAAGATAACGTCCCGGGAAAAAGGGATCTTTTCCGGGGCTGCCCGGTTGGAGCAACAGGCCAGGGAGCTGGGCCTTGAGTTTACGATCCTGGCCTCCGAAGGAGCGCCCCTGGAACCCGGAAGCTGTATCCTTCGGGGCCAAGGCGGGGCGGAGGAGGTCATCCGGGCCGAAGAAATGCTCCTGGGTGCCATTGGTAAACCCTCGGGGGTGGCTACGGCGGCGGCCGATTTTGTCCGCCGGGCCGGGGGTCGCATCAAAGTCGTCTGCGGCGCCTGGAAGAAGGTAGCCCCGGAGGTAAGGTCCGACCTGCGCCGGGCCATCGCCACTGGCGGGGCGGGGGTACGCATTACCGACCGGCCCTTTATCTACCTGGATAAAAACTATGTCCGCCTCCTGGGCGGTGTCGGCCCGGCTGTTGCCCGGGCCCGGGCCTATGATCCGGAACGGGTAATTGCCGTGCAGCTGCGTGGCGAACTCCAGCCTGTGGCAGTCGAAGCCGCAGTAGCCGCAGAGGCCGGGGCCGGCATCCTGATGGTGGATACCGGGAACCTCCGGGACCTGAAGGCGGCAGTGACGGCGGCCAGAACCGGAGGCTGGCGGGAACAGGTCCAGATAGCCTTTGCCGGTGGTGTCACCCCGGCCGGATTGGAGGCCGTTATCGCCGCCGGCGCCGACATTGTGGACGTAGGCCGGGCCATCATCGATGCCCCCCTGTTAGATCTGAGCATGGATGTAGCAGAGTAG
- a CDS encoding acetaldehyde dehydrogenase (acetylating), with product MDKVKVAVIGPGNIGSDLMYKILRSRHLEMALMTGIIESEGIKRARKLGIKTSIEGVKAVLAEDDIKIVFDATGAKPHLQHAPLLKEAGKIAIDLTPAAVGPYVVPCVNLDQVKAEPNLNMVTCGGQATVPIVYAINRVAGARYAEIVACIASKSAGPGTRQNIDEFTQTTAKALEVVGGAKKGKAIIILNPAEPPIMMHNTIYVEVEKPDIEAIRASVEAMVKEIQSYVPGYRLVVPPILDGNKVTAAVEVEGAGDFLPKYSGNLDIITSAAVAVAEKLAQELQVKEGVA from the coding sequence GTGGACAAGGTAAAAGTGGCTGTTATCGGCCCGGGCAATATCGGGTCCGACCTGATGTACAAGATCCTGCGCAGCCGGCATCTAGAGATGGCCCTGATGACCGGTATTATCGAATCCGAGGGCATCAAGCGGGCCAGGAAGCTGGGTATCAAGACATCCATCGAAGGTGTCAAGGCCGTCCTGGCGGAAGACGATATCAAGATTGTCTTTGACGCCACCGGGGCCAAACCCCACTTACAGCATGCGCCGCTTTTAAAAGAAGCGGGCAAGATCGCCATCGACTTGACACCGGCGGCAGTAGGTCCCTACGTGGTACCCTGTGTCAACCTGGACCAGGTTAAGGCCGAACCAAACCTTAACATGGTCACCTGCGGTGGCCAGGCTACAGTACCCATCGTCTATGCCATCAACCGGGTGGCCGGGGCCAGATACGCTGAGATTGTAGCCTGCATCGCTTCCAAGAGCGCCGGGCCGGGGACCCGCCAGAACATTGACGAGTTCACCCAGACTACGGCCAAGGCCCTGGAGGTTGTCGGCGGGGCGAAGAAGGGCAAAGCCATCATTATTCTGAATCCTGCCGAGCCACCCATTATGATGCATAACACCATTTATGTAGAGGTCGAAAAGCCCGACATCGAAGCCATTCGCGCTTCGGTTGAAGCCATGGTCAAGGAAATCCAGAGCTATGTTCCCGGGTACCGGCTCGTCGTGCCGCCCATTCTTGACGGCAACAAAGTAACGGCAGCTGTTGAAGTGGAGGGTGCTGGTGACTTCCTGCCCAAATACTCCGGTAATCTGGATATTATCACTTCAGCAGCCGTGGCGGTAGCTGAAAAGCTGGCCCAGGAACTGCAGGTAAAGGAAGGGGTAGCATGA
- the dmpG gene encoding 4-hydroxy-2-oxovalerate aldolase, whose translation MSARSIHIVDTTLRDGSHAVSHQFTAEQIAAIAGGLDAAGVEYIEVSHGDGLAGSSYNYGWAALGDEEMLKAASAAIKKGKLTVLLLPGIGTVEDLKMAADCGAKVVRVATHVTEADIGEQHIGMAKKLGMMAVGFLMMCHMAPPEKVVEQAKLFESYGADYINIADSAGAMLPEDVKARVGAVVEAVKVPVGFHAHNNLTMATANALAAVEAGATFLDGACRGLGAGAGNAQTEALVGVLDKLGYRTGVDFYKVMDVAEDIVEPIMHRPQVVRNAPLMLGYAGVYSSFLLHTYRAAEKFNLDPRDILVELGRRRMVGGQEDMIVDVAYQLAQKRGGN comes from the coding sequence ATGAGCGCTAGGTCAATCCACATTGTCGATACAACCCTGCGTGACGGTAGTCACGCCGTCAGCCACCAGTTTACGGCCGAGCAAATAGCCGCCATTGCCGGCGGCCTGGACGCGGCCGGAGTGGAGTATATCGAGGTTTCCCACGGTGACGGCCTGGCCGGTTCCTCTTACAACTACGGCTGGGCAGCCCTGGGGGATGAGGAAATGCTAAAAGCCGCTAGCGCGGCGATAAAAAAAGGCAAACTAACTGTCCTCTTACTCCCCGGCATTGGCACCGTCGAGGACCTGAAGATGGCGGCCGACTGCGGCGCCAAAGTGGTCCGGGTGGCCACCCACGTCACCGAGGCCGATATCGGCGAGCAGCATATCGGCATGGCCAAGAAGCTGGGTATGATGGCTGTTGGTTTCCTTATGATGTGCCACATGGCGCCGCCGGAAAAGGTAGTGGAACAGGCCAAACTCTTTGAGTCCTACGGCGCCGACTATATCAACATCGCCGACTCCGCGGGGGCTATGTTACCGGAAGATGTCAAAGCCCGGGTAGGTGCCGTGGTCGAAGCAGTAAAAGTACCTGTTGGGTTCCACGCCCACAACAACCTGACCATGGCTACGGCCAATGCCCTGGCGGCGGTAGAGGCTGGCGCGACTTTCCTGGACGGTGCCTGTCGTGGCCTGGGGGCCGGAGCCGGCAATGCCCAAACAGAAGCTTTAGTCGGTGTGCTTGACAAGCTGGGCTACCGGACGGGTGTCGATTTTTACAAAGTCATGGACGTAGCCGAAGACATCGTCGAGCCTATCATGCACCGGCCCCAGGTGGTGCGTAACGCACCCTTAATGCTGGGCTACGCCGGTGTTTACTCCAGTTTCTTACTCCACACCTACCGGGCGGCCGAGAAATTCAACCTCGACCCCCGGGACATCCTGGTGGAACTGGGAAGGAGGCGCATGGTCGGCGGGCAGGAAGACATGATTGTCGATGTGGCTTACCAGTTAGCACAAAAGAGAGGAGGAAACTAA
- a CDS encoding aspartate aminotransferase family protein — protein sequence MTGEKIISLETALQAGRQETRDLYRRYINPGLATMLALLDFDKAFVRAEGMAVWDKDGKRYLDFLGGYGALNLGHNPPEVLAAVKEAMGRPNLLQASLNPLAAALAHNLAQVTPGDLERVFFSNSGTETVEGALKLARASTGREKIIYCQNSFHGKSFGSLSVTGRQKYQRPFGPLLPGCEAVPYDDLEALEAKLSRRDAAAFIVEPIQGEGGVIVPHDGYLKGARELCDRYGSLLIIDEIQTGFGRTGYLFACEHEGVVPDIMCLAKSLGGGVMPIGAYIARPAVWDRAYGGMDKALLHTSTFGGNSLATAAGLAALQSILDQDLAGRAAAMGRYFLERLRQLKEKYDLIKDVRGRGLIIGLEFNQPVGGLLDKLTRGKVNELAGEYFGSLVAGELMNKYQVITAYTLNNPNVIRLEPPLIVGEEEIDHVVNALEAVLRGHGFLGVTLSSTRTALGSLFKRK from the coding sequence TTGACAGGAGAGAAAATAATCAGCCTGGAGACGGCCCTGCAGGCCGGCCGCCAGGAAACCAGGGATCTCTACCGTCGTTATATCAATCCTGGCCTGGCCACGATGCTGGCCCTGCTGGACTTCGACAAGGCCTTTGTCCGGGCCGAGGGAATGGCGGTCTGGGATAAGGACGGTAAACGCTACCTTGATTTCCTGGGCGGCTACGGCGCCCTGAACCTGGGCCATAACCCGCCGGAGGTGCTGGCGGCAGTCAAAGAGGCCATGGGCCGCCCCAACCTCCTCCAGGCTTCCCTCAATCCCCTGGCGGCAGCCCTGGCCCATAACCTGGCCCAGGTTACTCCGGGCGACCTGGAGCGGGTTTTTTTTAGCAACAGCGGGACTGAAACGGTGGAGGGCGCCCTGAAACTCGCCCGGGCGTCTACAGGTAGGGAGAAGATTATTTACTGCCAGAACTCCTTTCATGGCAAGAGTTTCGGTTCTTTATCGGTCACCGGGCGCCAGAAATATCAGCGTCCCTTCGGTCCCCTGTTACCTGGCTGTGAGGCCGTCCCCTATGACGACCTGGAAGCCCTGGAGGCCAAACTCTCCCGCCGGGACGCGGCCGCCTTTATCGTCGAACCCATCCAGGGCGAAGGCGGGGTTATCGTTCCCCATGACGGTTACCTTAAAGGGGCGCGGGAACTCTGCGACCGCTACGGCAGCCTGCTGATTATCGATGAGATCCAGACGGGCTTTGGCCGGACTGGTTATCTATTTGCCTGCGAGCATGAGGGCGTGGTCCCGGATATTATGTGCCTGGCCAAGTCCCTGGGCGGCGGCGTCATGCCAATCGGCGCCTATATTGCCCGGCCGGCAGTATGGGATCGGGCTTACGGCGGTATGGACAAAGCCCTGCTCCACACCTCCACCTTCGGCGGCAACAGCCTGGCCACAGCCGCCGGCCTGGCAGCCCTGCAGAGCATCCTGGATCAGGACCTGGCCGGCCGGGCGGCTGCTATGGGGCGTTATTTCCTGGAGAGGTTACGGCAGCTAAAGGAAAAGTACGATCTAATTAAAGACGTCCGCGGCCGCGGCCTGATCATCGGCCTGGAATTTAACCAGCCGGTGGGAGGGCTGTTAGATAAACTGACCCGGGGCAAGGTTAACGAACTGGCAGGAGAGTACTTCGGTTCCCTGGTAGCCGGCGAACTCATGAACAAGTACCAGGTGATAACAGCTTACACCCTGAACAACCCCAACGTCATCCGCCTGGAGCCGCCCCTGATCGTCGGTGAGGAAGAGATTGACCATGTAGTGAATGCCCTCGAAGCCGTGCTTCGTGGCCATGGTTTCCTGGGGGTAACCTTAAGCAGCACCCGGACCGCCCTGGGTTCCCTCTTTAAACGTAAATAG
- a CDS encoding 2-keto-4-pentenoate hydratase: MDYRAIAAELLAAEANCRPIEPLTGTYPDLTVEDAYRIQLAGIETKLARGSKVIGKKIGLTSKGMQQLLGVNEPDYGHLLDSMLLLEGEPCRREELLWPRVEGELAFILKDPLKGPGVTIADVYRATEGIMPAFEIVDSRIRDWKIKLPDTIADNASSARLVLGSRMVPIKDLDLRLIGMVLEKNGEMVSSGAGAAVWGHPAAAVAWLANKLAAFDIALEAGEIILSGAVTAAENASAGDVFTVSFYGLGSLSLKFI, encoded by the coding sequence ATGGATTATCGAGCCATTGCTGCTGAACTCCTGGCAGCCGAAGCAAACTGCAGGCCCATAGAACCCTTGACCGGGACCTATCCGGACCTGACGGTAGAAGACGCCTACCGCATCCAGCTGGCCGGTATCGAGACCAAACTCGCCCGCGGCAGCAAGGTCATCGGTAAAAAGATCGGCCTGACCAGCAAGGGGATGCAGCAGTTGCTGGGAGTCAATGAGCCTGACTACGGCCACCTCCTGGACAGCATGCTCCTGCTGGAGGGTGAGCCCTGCCGGCGGGAGGAACTCCTCTGGCCGCGGGTGGAGGGCGAACTGGCCTTCATCCTAAAGGACCCCCTCAAGGGCCCTGGGGTGACCATTGCCGATGTCTACCGGGCCACGGAAGGCATCATGCCGGCCTTTGAGATTGTTGACAGTCGCATCCGCGACTGGAAGATCAAACTCCCGGACACCATCGCCGACAACGCCTCCAGTGCTCGCCTGGTCCTGGGCAGCCGTATGGTGCCCATAAAAGACCTGGACCTGCGCCTCATCGGCATGGTGCTGGAGAAGAACGGCGAAATGGTCAGCAGCGGCGCCGGCGCCGCCGTCTGGGGCCACCCGGCCGCAGCCGTAGCCTGGCTGGCCAACAAGCTGGCCGCCTTTGACATCGCCCTGGAGGCCGGGGAGATCATCCTATCCGGCGCCGTGACGGCAGCCGAGAACGCCAGTGCCGGCGATGTCTTCACCGTATCCTTCTACGGCCTGGGGAGTCTGAGCCTGAAATTTATATAG
- a CDS encoding (2Fe-2S)-binding protein, with the protein MKLVTLLAQVDTDKCKGCRTCERVCPVLAIKVVNRKAVVDPERCRGCANCEQRCPDYAVTMVKRDKPLQVGVDVNEVNYDEVVALCAKAKLHPEQRICYCVGTRADEVAAAIIKGARTPEEISLVTGARTGCTIECIQPILRLLEAAGCELKPPEGGWQWYGRTATAWDLPEAVKQKYASRGFYFEEDRAVLDKLVEEGIKGGDA; encoded by the coding sequence GTGAAACTAGTTACTCTGTTAGCGCAGGTAGATACTGACAAGTGTAAAGGTTGCCGTACCTGCGAACGGGTTTGCCCGGTCCTGGCCATCAAGGTCGTGAACCGCAAAGCTGTTGTCGACCCGGAACGCTGTCGGGGCTGCGCCAACTGTGAGCAACGCTGTCCGGACTATGCCGTGACCATGGTTAAACGGGACAAGCCCCTGCAGGTGGGCGTCGATGTGAATGAAGTAAACTACGACGAGGTAGTGGCCCTTTGCGCCAAAGCTAAACTCCACCCGGAGCAGCGCATCTGCTACTGCGTCGGCACCCGGGCTGACGAGGTGGCGGCAGCCATTATCAAGGGCGCCCGGACCCCGGAGGAGATCTCCCTGGTTACCGGCGCCCGGACCGGCTGTACCATTGAATGCATCCAGCCTATCCTGCGCCTGCTGGAGGCAGCAGGATGCGAACTCAAACCTCCCGAGGGCGGCTGGCAGTGGTACGGCAGGACGGCTACGGCCTGGGACCTTCCGGAAGCAGTCAAACAGAAATACGCTTCCCGGGGCTTCTACTTTGAAGAAGACCGGGCCGTCCTGGATAAGTTGGTTGAAGAAGGCATAAAAGGAGGTGACGCCTGA
- a CDS encoding molybdopterin-binding protein, producing the protein MEWDLLEKTTFWIDDIDLSKADLGQVAAVAAAALELPVKEVMVVDVRPGLVAFDILRRRVRAEAVAGKERVILQRLAELPGVTLGPGAAVHSEGVLGLIALEPEEAASVLAESATLARDIKQAVTRRAIVFASGAEVIAGKIKDTNSPYILAALERNGYQARFGGVLEDDLVAAANRLEGALEEGYGLVITTGGVGAEDKDFSVEAILRLDPEAHTPWILKFKPDYQRHHKEGVRIAVGQVGMTIMVALPGPHQEARLGCDRLLAGLEQGLAGGPLAEYIASALRERWRSVMKEGGHEHGLSSHCC; encoded by the coding sequence ATGGAGTGGGATCTGCTGGAGAAAACGACCTTCTGGATTGACGATATCGACTTGAGCAAGGCCGATCTGGGCCAGGTGGCTGCCGTTGCTGCCGCGGCCCTGGAGCTGCCGGTGAAAGAAGTAATGGTGGTCGACGTGCGGCCGGGCCTGGTAGCCTTTGACATCCTGAGGCGCCGGGTCCGGGCCGAAGCCGTAGCCGGCAAAGAGAGGGTAATCCTGCAACGGCTGGCGGAGTTGCCCGGGGTAACCCTGGGACCGGGGGCCGCCGTCCATTCCGAAGGCGTCCTGGGCCTCATCGCCCTGGAGCCAGAAGAGGCCGCCAGCGTTCTGGCAGAGTCGGCAACCCTGGCCAGGGACATCAAGCAGGCGGTGACCCGGCGGGCCATTGTCTTTGCCTCTGGAGCCGAGGTCATCGCCGGTAAGATCAAGGACACCAATTCCCCCTATATCCTGGCCGCCCTGGAAAGGAACGGCTACCAGGCACGCTTCGGCGGCGTCCTCGAGGACGATTTGGTAGCGGCAGCCAACCGCCTGGAAGGGGCCCTGGAAGAAGGTTACGGCCTGGTTATCACCACCGGGGGCGTCGGGGCTGAGGATAAAGACTTCAGCGTCGAAGCCATCTTACGCCTGGACCCGGAGGCCCACACCCCCTGGATCTTGAAGTTTAAGCCCGACTATCAGCGCCACCACAAAGAAGGAGTCCGCATTGCCGTGGGGCAGGTGGGCATGACCATAATGGTGGCTCTGCCCGGCCCCCATCAGGAGGCGCGCCTGGGCTGCGACCGGCTGCTGGCCGGCCTGGAGCAGGGCCTGGCAGGCGGGCCCCTGGCGGAATATATTGCCAGCGCCCTGCGGGAACGCTGGCGCAGCGTAATGAAAGAAGGAGGCCACGAACATGGATTATCGAGCCATTGCTGCTGA
- a CDS encoding IclR family transcriptional regulator, whose translation MEAKKTSRKDHPPQIRSVAKALMILDLLAASQREMSLAELAREMELPKSTLHGLLSTLRDYGYIEQSAFDGRYRLGIRLFEIGNAVANNWDVRRVAAPYIQHLVEELEETVHLVILDKGEVLYIDKRESRQSLRIVSQVGMRLPAHCTGVGKVLLAYLHPSEVKRIIALKGLPRYTRNTITDPRRLEAELEKIRSQGYAIDNEEIMDGLRCVAAPLREHNGKVCAAISVSGPAARMDGERLQLAIDRITRTAAEISAGLGYRPVVESDASGA comes from the coding sequence GTGGAGGCAAAAAAGACCAGTAGGAAAGACCATCCACCCCAGATACGCTCGGTGGCCAAGGCCCTGATGATCCTTGATCTCCTGGCGGCCAGCCAGCGGGAGATGTCCCTGGCGGAGCTGGCCCGGGAGATGGAACTACCTAAAAGTACCCTGCACGGCCTGCTATCTACCCTGCGGGACTATGGCTATATCGAGCAGTCGGCCTTCGACGGCCGTTACCGGCTGGGGATTCGCCTGTTTGAGATCGGCAACGCCGTCGCCAACAACTGGGACGTCCGCCGGGTGGCCGCCCCCTATATCCAGCACCTGGTAGAAGAGTTGGAGGAGACGGTGCACCTGGTTATCCTGGATAAGGGCGAGGTCTTATATATCGATAAGCGGGAGAGCCGCCAATCCCTGCGTATTGTTTCCCAGGTGGGCATGCGCCTGCCGGCTCATTGCACAGGGGTGGGGAAGGTGCTCCTGGCTTACCTTCACCCCAGCGAAGTAAAGCGCATCATTGCTCTTAAGGGATTGCCCCGCTACACCAGGAATACCATTACCGACCCGCGCCGGCTGGAAGCGGAATTAGAGAAAATCCGTTCTCAGGGGTACGCCATTGATAATGAAGAGATCATGGACGGTCTTCGTTGCGTGGCGGCGCCCCTGCGGGAACACAACGGCAAGGTTTGCGCGGCCATCAGCGTCTCCGGGCCGGCAGCCCGGATGGACGGAGAGAGGCTGCAGCTGGCGATAGATCGTATTACCCGGACGGCGGCCGAGATTTCGGCCGGGTTGGGTTACCGGCCCGTCGTGGAGAGTGATGCCAGTGGAGCTTAG
- a CDS encoding spore coat protein, translated as MPIQGFDDKSIFSDCLASEKLLTSCYNTAITECANDQLRRDFMAVYQDEQNCLKAVWDVMHARGWYQLNLASQQEISQLQQRMQQEHQRLQQVGMAGGAFMGQPQMGGIPQYRI; from the coding sequence ATGCCCATCCAGGGATTCGATGATAAGAGTATTTTTAGCGATTGCCTGGCCAGCGAAAAGCTCTTAACCAGTTGCTACAACACGGCCATTACTGAATGCGCCAATGATCAGTTGCGGCGGGATTTCATGGCTGTTTACCAGGATGAACAAAATTGCCTGAAGGCAGTATGGGATGTCATGCACGCCAGGGGCTGGTACCAGTTGAATCTGGCCAGCCAGCAGGAGATCAGCCAGCTGCAGCAGCGTATGCAACAGGAGCACCAGCGCCTGCAGCAGGTCGGTATGGCTGGCGGTGCCTTCATGGGCCAGCCCCAGATGGGTGGTATACCTCAGTACCGCATTTAA